A single Vulpes lagopus strain Blue_001 chromosome 3, ASM1834538v1, whole genome shotgun sequence DNA region contains:
- the FAM241B gene encoding protein FAM241B, with product MVRILANGEIVQDDDPRVRNTLPSRSSTPRQSFLNRGHGAPLGGSGPRQQQAGARLGAAPSPFNDLNRQLVNMGFPQWHLGNHAVEPVTSILLLFLLMMLGVRGLLLVGLVYLVSHLSQR from the exons ATGGTGCGGATCTTGGCCAATGGGGAAATTGTACAGGATGACGACCCCCGTGTGAGGAACACCCTCCCGTCACGCAGTAGCACCCCTCGACAG AGCTTTCTCAATAGGGGCCACGGTGCCCCCCTGGGGGGATCCGGCCCTCGCCAGCAGCAGGCGGGTGCTAGGCTGGGTGCTGCTCCGTCCCCCTTCAATGACCTCAACCGGCAGCTGGTGAACATGGGCTTCCCCCAGTGGCATCTTGGCAACCATGCTGTGGAGCCGGTGACCTCcatcctgctcctcttcctgctcatgaTGCTCGGGGTGCGTGGACTCCTGCTGGTGGGCCTCGTCTACCTGGTGTCCCACCTGAGTCAGCGGTGA